A single genomic interval of Eurosta solidaginis isolate ZX-2024a chromosome 3, ASM4086904v1, whole genome shotgun sequence harbors:
- the Iswi gene encoding chromatin-remodeling complex ATPase chain Iswi gives MSKEEAKADVMEANDNSNETTSEATTSSAEKEVDFDNKIETDRGKRFDFLLKQTEIFTHFMTNTSKSPTKPKGRPKKNKEKEKEGKEKDGNADHRHRKTEQEEDEELLAEDTTSKELFRFESSPSYIKNGEMRDYQVRGLNWMISLYENGINGILADEMGLGKTLQTISLLGYLKHFKNQAGPHIVVVPKSTLQNWLNEFKKWCPSLRAVCLIGDQDARNTFIRDTLLPGEWDVCVTSYEMCIREKSVFKKFNWRYMVIDEAHRIKNEKSKLSEILREFKTANRLLITGTPLQNNLHELWSLLNFLLPDVFNSSEDFDEWFNTNNCLGDDALITRLHAVLKPFLLRRLKAEVEKRLKPKKEIKIFVGLSKMQREWYTKVLMKDIDVVNGAGKVEKMRLQNILMQLRKCTNHPYLFDGAEPGPPYTTDTHLVFNSGKMVILDKLLPKLQAQGSRVLIFSQMTRMMDILEDYCLWRNYQYCRLDGQTPHEDRNRQIQEYNADDSTKFIFMLSTRAGGLGINLATADVVILYDSDWNPQMDLQAMDRAHRIGQKKQVRVFRFITENTVEEKIVERAEVKLRLDKLVIQQGRLVDNRTAQMNKDEMLNIIRFGANHVFASKDSELTDEDIDTILERGEAKTAEEKAKLDQLGEGSLRTFTVDTGGGEGGSTSLYQFEGEDYREKQKLNTLGNWIEPPKRERKANYAVDAYFREALRVSEPKAPKAPRPPKQPIVQDFQFFPPRLFELLDQEIYYFRKTVGYKVPKNPELGAEATKIQREEQRKIDEAEPLSEEEIAEKESLLTQGFTTWTKRDFNQFIKANEKYGRDDIENIAKDVEGKTPEEVIEYNAVFWERCHELQDIERIMGQIERGEAKIQRRLSIKKALDQKMSRYRAPFHQLRLQYGNNKGKNYVEREDRFLVCMLHKLGFDKENVYEELRDAIRSSPEFRFDWFIKSRTALELQRRCNTLITLIERENLELEEKERQEKKKKATKNSTGGASTTTAPPAKSTQKRKSDALPVEKNAKKKKK, from the exons ATGTCCAAAGAAGAAGCAAAAGCCGACGTAATGGAAGCTAATGATAACTCG AATGAAACCACCTCGGAGGCGACCACTTCGTCAGCTGAGAAGGAAGTGGATTTCGACAATAAAATAGAAACAGATCGTGGTAAACGATTTGATTTCTTGCTGAAGCAAACAGAAATTTTCACACATTTCATGACAAATACCTCAAAAAGTCCAACAAAACCTAAAGGTCGACCAAAAAAgaataaagaaaaggaaaaggagGGCAAGGAGAAAGATGGTAATGCAGA TCATCGGCACCGCAAAACAGAGCAGGAAGAAGATGAGGAGCTTTTGGCAGAGGATACAACATCGAAGGAACTATTTCGTTTCGAAAGCTCTCCGAGCTACATTAAAAATGGTGAAATGCGTGATTATCAAGTGCGCGGCTTAAATTGGATGATATCGTTATATGAAAATGGCATTAATGGTATACTAGCAGATGAGATGGGTTTGGGGAAAACATTACAAACCATTTCATTGCTTGGTTATCTAAAACATTTCAA AAATCAAGCTGGGCCTCATATTGTCGTTGTACCCAAATCGACCTTACAAAATTGGCTTAATGAATTTAAGAAATGGTGCCCCTCGCTGCGTGCTGTCTGTCTTATTGGTGATCAAGATGCGCGTAACACATTTATTCGTGACACTTTATTACCGGGCGAGTGGGACGTGTGCGTCACATCTTATGAGATGTGTATACGCGAAAAATCAGTTTTCAAGAAATTTAACTGGCGTTATATGGTTATTGATGAAGCTCATCGTATAAAGAATGAAAAATCGAAACTCTCTGAAATTTTACGTGAGTTTAAAACTGCCAACCGTCTATTGATTACTGGTACTccactacaaaataatttgcatGAGCTGTGGTCATTGCTTAACTTCTTGTTGCCGGATGTCTTCAACTCTTCGGAAGATTTCGATGAATGGTTCAATACCAATAATTGCCTTGGCGATGATGCACTCATAACACGTTTACATGCTGTTTTAAAACCGTTCTTGTTGCGTCGACTCAAAGCCGAAGTAGAAAAACGTCTAAAACCGAAGAAAGAAATCAAGATATTTGTTGGACTTTCAAAAATGCAACGCGAATGGTATACAAAAGTGTTGATGAAGGATATTGATGTTGTTAATGGTGCGGGTAAAGTGGAAAAGATGcggctccaaaatattttgatgcaatTGCGTAAATGCACAAATCACCCATATTTGTTTGATGGTGCCGAACCTGGTCCACCATATACTACTGATACGCATTTAGTATTTAATTCAGGCAAAATGGTTATATTAGATAAATTATTGCCTAAGTTACAAGCACAAGGTTCACGTGTACTCATATTTTCACAAATGACACGTATGATGGATATACTTGAAGATTATTGTTTATGGCGTAATTACCAATATTGTCGTTTGGACGGCCAAACACCACACGAGGATCGTAATCGACAGATTCAGGAATACAATGCGGATGACagtacaaaatttattttcatgCTTTCTACACGCGCAGGTGGTTTGGGCATTAATTTAGCTACAGCAGATGTGGTTATTTTATATGATTCAGATTGGAATCCACAAATGGATTTAcag GCTATGGATCGTGCACATCGAATTGGCCAAAAGAAGCAAGTACGCGTCTTCCGCTTTATTACCGAAAATACGGTCGAAGAGAAAATTGTCGAACGTGCAGAAGTGAAATTACGTCTTGATAAATTGGTCATACAGCAGGGACGTCTTGTAGATAATCGTACAGCACAAATGAATAAAGATGAAATGTTAAATATTATCCGCTTCGGCGCCAATCATGTATTTGCTTCGAAAGACTCTGAGCTTACTGATGAAGACATTGATACAATTTTGGAACGTGGTGAGGCAAAAACGGCTGAAGAAAAAGCCAAGTTAGATCAATTGGGTGAAGGTTCTTTGCGCACATTTACCGTTGATACGGGTGGTGGCGAAGGTGGTTCTACGTCTCTTTATCAGTTTGAAGGTGAAGACTATCGAGAAAAGCAGAAATTGAACACTTTGGGTAATTGGATTGAACCCCCTAAACGTGAACGTAAAGCAAACTATGCTGTCGATGCATATTTCCGTGAAGCACTGCGCGTATCAGAACCAAAAGCGCCCAAAGCGCCTCGTCCACCTAAGCAACCAATTGTACAAGATTTTCAATTCTTTCCACCACGTCTATTTGAGTTATTAGATCAAGAGATCTATTATTTCCGCAAAACAGTGGGTTATAAAGTGCCCAAGAATCCAGAATTGGGTgcagaggcaactaaaatacaaCGAGAAGAACAACGGAAGATAGATGAAGCTGAGCCACTATCAGAAGAGGAGATTGCTGAGAAGGAGTCCCTGCTAACACAGGGTTTTACCACATGGACAAAACGTGATTTTAACCAATTTATCAAAGCTAACGAAAAATACGGACGTGATGATATAGAAAATATAGCAAAAGATGTGGAGGGAAAGACACCAGAGGAAGTAATTGAATATAATGCAGTGTTTTGGGAGCGTTGTCATGAGCTGCAGGACATTGAGCGTATTATGGGTCAAATAGAGCGCGGTGAAGCGAAAATACAAAGGAGACTTTCGATAAAGAAAGCGCTCGATCAGAAG ATGTCACGCTATCGGGCTCCCTTCCACCAACTTCGTCTGCAATATGGCAACAATAAGGGTAAAAATTATGTGGAGCGTGAAGATCGCTTTCTTGTTTGTATGTTGCACAAATTAGGCTTCGACAAGGAAAATGTTTACGAGGAATTACGTGATGCTATACG TTCTTCGCCAGAGTTTCGTTTCGATTGGTTTATTAAATCTCGTACAGCACTCGAATTGCAGCGTCGCTGCAACACGCTCATCACCTTAATTGAGCGTGAAAATCTTGAACTTGAAGAAAAAGAGCGCCAAGAGAAAAAGAAGAAAGCTACCAAGAACTCTACGGGGGGTGCTAGCACTACAACAGCACCACCAGCAAAGTCAACTCAAAAACGTAAATCGGATGCATTACCGGTTGAGAAGAAtgccaagaagaagaagaagtaa
- the Gle1 gene encoding mRNA export factor Gle1 isoform X2, whose translation MSEGSVELERIIEGDITKAHEITLQHAIEISPFVKERTIGPDLPERKDQTNDESVELKLNDTPKTPQQKTAQQKSKTTKEPITPTKLIIPVLKTSPSLDFELVNATVMLRDAEDKRKKHVRQQMHDIQEKQIRVLRSNAVRQREQQGKFVEQLIAEKQRNDARILEEAERRTTIELQECEQQLAAIRLQAKRQLHLFSFQCVAKYHSVFRSKYEAVAKALISIDKQALLSCSDYNRQLKELVELFEQLTLRIKTDDCGAEELKIADSLCNKMDALYATINEDLEKLFKKQEQAQQEAQRKAEDQVNATALALTQGQMQAKTVEIATTENIAQEEQEEAHASNQVGSQNTNERQQQQLGNPLQPPKQALMQSDGPISYAAHPPPVNQHSSFALKFYQEIYSFYQEKVDGVKPLQSDENMKKYRFACQKAINIPLNAISAVNPQHLQDKFERIFNFLNGQPLKTAEGQISVNDHPLGRNYCLLLTAKRFVNQGETAISSNPQAAFPVASVVVSLWKLIPDFGKLFLAYIFKESPFLVPLHGKSIGEYNDLKRQAGITRLYAAVMITNGRRAEGPTHPFGIDHAWRWLVDFTNLEPMPDVSATLILEMLQTLGYVMCRTYGRQFTKLLLYIQRDYFPKLAQVDEGGPRTRLEMLFINYISQNQIPEPQGTLHPSFW comes from the exons ATGAGTGAAGGG AGCGTTGAGTTAGAAAGGATAATAGAAGGTGATATCACCAAAGCCCACGAGATCACACTCCAACATGCAATTGaaatttcgccttttgtaaaggaGCGCACAATTGGACCAGATTTGCCTGAACGAAAAGATCAAACAAACGACGAAAGTGTAGAGCTGAAGCTGAATGATACACCAAAGACGCCGCAACAAAAAACTGCACAACAAAAAAGCAAAACTACGAAGGAGCCAATAACTCCAACAAAACTAATAATACCAGTACTTAAAACGTCACCA TCTTTAGATTTTGAATTAGTCAATGCTACAGTGATGCTACGTGATGCTGAAGATAAGCGTAAGAAACATGTACGCCAACAAATGCATGACATACAAGAGAAGCAAATAAGAGTTTTGCGTAGCAATGCAGTTCGGCAACGGGAACAACAGGGCAAGTTTGTTGAGCAACTCATTGCAGAGAAGCAGCGCAACGACGCCCGAATTCTGGAGGAAGCTGAAAGACGAACAACAATCGAACTCCAAGAATGTGAACAGCAATTAGCTGCTATACGTTTACAAGCTAAACGTCAACTACACCTTTTCTCCTTTCAATGTGTAGCCAAGTATCATAGTGTTTTTCGCAGTAAATATGAAGCTGTTGCCAAAGCATTAATTTCTATTGATAAACAAGCATTGCTTTcatgtagtgattacaatcggcAATTGAAAGAGCTAGTCGAATTATTCGAACAACTAACATTGAGAATAAAAACCGATGATTGTGGTGCGGAAGAGTTAAAAATAGCTGATAGCCTTTGCAATAAAATGGATGCATTATATGCAACAATAAATGAAGATTtagaaaaactatttaaaaaacaGGAACAGGCACAACAGGAAGCGCAACGAAAAGCCGAGGACCAGGTAAATGCTACAGCATTGGCGCTTACACAAGGTCAAATGCAAGCTAAAACGGTTGAGATAGCAACGACAGAAAATATAGCACAAGAAGAGCAGGAAGAAGCACATGCTTCAAATCAAGTGGGATCTCAAAATACCAATGAacgtcaacaacaacaactaggaaACCCTTTACAACCTCCAAAACAAGCATTGATGCAATCGGACGGACCAATTAGCTATGCAGCCCATCCACCGCCAGTAAATCAACATAGTTCCTTTGCTTTGAAATTCTATCAAGAGATATATAGTTTTTATCAAGAAAAAGTAGATGGCGTGAAACCGCTACAGTCagatgaaaatatgaaaaaatatcgTTTTGCCTGTCAGAAAGCCATTAACATACCGTTGAATGCCATATCGGCTGTTAATCCTCAACATTTGCAG GATAAATTCGAGCGCATCTTTAACTTTCTCAATGGACAACCACTCAAAACTGCTGAAGGACAAATCAGTGTTAATGATCATCCTTTGGGACGCAATTATTGCCTACTACTTACAGCGAAACGTTTTGTAAATCAAGGAGAAACTGCTATTTCCAGCAACCCACAAGCCGCTTTTCCCGTTGCATCCGTAGTAGTCTCACTTTGGAAGCTTATACCAGATTTTGGAAAACTTTTCCTTGCCTACATCTTTAAAGAGTCACCATTTTTAGTGCCATTGCATGGAAAATCCATAGGAGAGTATAACGATTTGAAACGACAAGCGGGTATAACACGGTTATATGCAGCTGTTATGATTACAAATGGACGTAGAGCCGAAGGTCCAACACATCCATTTGGTATCGACCATGCTTGGCGTTGGTTGGTTGATTTTACTAATCTTGAACCTATGCCTGATGTAAGCGCTACTTTGATATTGGAAATGCTACAAACGCTAGGTTATGTTATGTGTCGTACGTATGGCAGGCAATTTACCAAActacttttatatatacaacGTGACTATTTTCCGAAACTCGCGCAAGTAGATGAAGGTGGCCCAAGAACACGTTTGGAAATGCTTTTCATAAATTACATCAGCCAAAATCAAATTCCTGAACCACAAGGTACGCTGCATCCGTCGTTTTGGTAg
- the Gle1 gene encoding mRNA export factor Gle1 isoform X1, whose translation MNPNLFRYVFTRKSVELERIIEGDITKAHEITLQHAIEISPFVKERTIGPDLPERKDQTNDESVELKLNDTPKTPQQKTAQQKSKTTKEPITPTKLIIPVLKTSPSLDFELVNATVMLRDAEDKRKKHVRQQMHDIQEKQIRVLRSNAVRQREQQGKFVEQLIAEKQRNDARILEEAERRTTIELQECEQQLAAIRLQAKRQLHLFSFQCVAKYHSVFRSKYEAVAKALISIDKQALLSCSDYNRQLKELVELFEQLTLRIKTDDCGAEELKIADSLCNKMDALYATINEDLEKLFKKQEQAQQEAQRKAEDQVNATALALTQGQMQAKTVEIATTENIAQEEQEEAHASNQVGSQNTNERQQQQLGNPLQPPKQALMQSDGPISYAAHPPPVNQHSSFALKFYQEIYSFYQEKVDGVKPLQSDENMKKYRFACQKAINIPLNAISAVNPQHLQDKFERIFNFLNGQPLKTAEGQISVNDHPLGRNYCLLLTAKRFVNQGETAISSNPQAAFPVASVVVSLWKLIPDFGKLFLAYIFKESPFLVPLHGKSIGEYNDLKRQAGITRLYAAVMITNGRRAEGPTHPFGIDHAWRWLVDFTNLEPMPDVSATLILEMLQTLGYVMCRTYGRQFTKLLLYIQRDYFPKLAQVDEGGPRTRLEMLFINYISQNQIPEPQGTLHPSFW comes from the exons atgaatccAAATTTATTTCGTTATGTTTTTACACGGAAGAGCGTTGAGTTAGAAAGGATAATAGAAGGTGATATCACCAAAGCCCACGAGATCACACTCCAACATGCAATTGaaatttcgccttttgtaaaggaGCGCACAATTGGACCAGATTTGCCTGAACGAAAAGATCAAACAAACGACGAAAGTGTAGAGCTGAAGCTGAATGATACACCAAAGACGCCGCAACAAAAAACTGCACAACAAAAAAGCAAAACTACGAAGGAGCCAATAACTCCAACAAAACTAATAATACCAGTACTTAAAACGTCACCA TCTTTAGATTTTGAATTAGTCAATGCTACAGTGATGCTACGTGATGCTGAAGATAAGCGTAAGAAACATGTACGCCAACAAATGCATGACATACAAGAGAAGCAAATAAGAGTTTTGCGTAGCAATGCAGTTCGGCAACGGGAACAACAGGGCAAGTTTGTTGAGCAACTCATTGCAGAGAAGCAGCGCAACGACGCCCGAATTCTGGAGGAAGCTGAAAGACGAACAACAATCGAACTCCAAGAATGTGAACAGCAATTAGCTGCTATACGTTTACAAGCTAAACGTCAACTACACCTTTTCTCCTTTCAATGTGTAGCCAAGTATCATAGTGTTTTTCGCAGTAAATATGAAGCTGTTGCCAAAGCATTAATTTCTATTGATAAACAAGCATTGCTTTcatgtagtgattacaatcggcAATTGAAAGAGCTAGTCGAATTATTCGAACAACTAACATTGAGAATAAAAACCGATGATTGTGGTGCGGAAGAGTTAAAAATAGCTGATAGCCTTTGCAATAAAATGGATGCATTATATGCAACAATAAATGAAGATTtagaaaaactatttaaaaaacaGGAACAGGCACAACAGGAAGCGCAACGAAAAGCCGAGGACCAGGTAAATGCTACAGCATTGGCGCTTACACAAGGTCAAATGCAAGCTAAAACGGTTGAGATAGCAACGACAGAAAATATAGCACAAGAAGAGCAGGAAGAAGCACATGCTTCAAATCAAGTGGGATCTCAAAATACCAATGAacgtcaacaacaacaactaggaaACCCTTTACAACCTCCAAAACAAGCATTGATGCAATCGGACGGACCAATTAGCTATGCAGCCCATCCACCGCCAGTAAATCAACATAGTTCCTTTGCTTTGAAATTCTATCAAGAGATATATAGTTTTTATCAAGAAAAAGTAGATGGCGTGAAACCGCTACAGTCagatgaaaatatgaaaaaatatcgTTTTGCCTGTCAGAAAGCCATTAACATACCGTTGAATGCCATATCGGCTGTTAATCCTCAACATTTGCAG GATAAATTCGAGCGCATCTTTAACTTTCTCAATGGACAACCACTCAAAACTGCTGAAGGACAAATCAGTGTTAATGATCATCCTTTGGGACGCAATTATTGCCTACTACTTACAGCGAAACGTTTTGTAAATCAAGGAGAAACTGCTATTTCCAGCAACCCACAAGCCGCTTTTCCCGTTGCATCCGTAGTAGTCTCACTTTGGAAGCTTATACCAGATTTTGGAAAACTTTTCCTTGCCTACATCTTTAAAGAGTCACCATTTTTAGTGCCATTGCATGGAAAATCCATAGGAGAGTATAACGATTTGAAACGACAAGCGGGTATAACACGGTTATATGCAGCTGTTATGATTACAAATGGACGTAGAGCCGAAGGTCCAACACATCCATTTGGTATCGACCATGCTTGGCGTTGGTTGGTTGATTTTACTAATCTTGAACCTATGCCTGATGTAAGCGCTACTTTGATATTGGAAATGCTACAAACGCTAGGTTATGTTATGTGTCGTACGTATGGCAGGCAATTTACCAAActacttttatatatacaacGTGACTATTTTCCGAAACTCGCGCAAGTAGATGAAGGTGGCCCAAGAACACGTTTGGAAATGCTTTTCATAAATTACATCAGCCAAAATCAAATTCCTGAACCACAAGGTACGCTGCATCCGTCGTTTTGGTAg
- the LOC137243147 gene encoding zinc finger CCCH domain-containing protein 15 homolog — MPPKKAPAASKKTEQKKKEKVIEDKTFGLKNKKGSKQQKFIQQVQKQVQSGGQHPRTDGDKRKDDKEKKLQEQRELAMIFRPVQMQKVEKGTDPKSVVCAFFKQGSCTKGDKCKFSHDLSIEQKTEKRSIYVDMRDDDPDDNMANWDDAKLKEVVDKKHSAEKKRPTTDIICKYFLEAVEKSKYGWFWECPNGGKCIYRHALPPGYVLKKDKKNLDKPSELSLVDLIERERAALGASQTRVTLETFLAWKKRKIQEKKEKLAAEEEKKKNDFSKGKQFGISGREMFSFNPDLVDDGPMEDGDAAFDNYARSDDEDAMEFKELDLTALSLAAQEADGSGTVASESRLQEQSEERAKQKAADDEAQAAAAATSDDNSTPANDAAPINKELFMGLVDELDDLDLEDGDDDDDD; from the exons ATGCCACCAAAAAAAGCACCTGCTGCAAGCAAAAAAACCGAgcaaaagaagaaagaaaaggtTATTGAG GATAAGACTTTTGGCTTGAAAAATAAGAAAGGCtcgaaacaacaaaaatttatacAACAAGTACAAAAACAGGTGCAGTCTGGTGGACAACATCCGAGAACCGATGGCGATAAACGCAAGGATGATAAGGAGAAGAAATTGCAAGAACAGCGTGAATTGGCCATGATATTTCGGCCGGTACAAATGCAGAAAGTTGAAAAGGGTACTGATCCAAAATCGGTGGTTTGTGCATTCTTCAAACAGGGTAGCTGCACCAAAGGTGATAAATGCAAATTCTCACACGATTTGTCAATTGAACAAAAG ACCGAAAAGCGTTCAATATATGTGGATATGCGAGACGATGATCCCGACGATAATATGGCAAATTGGGATGATGCGAAATTGAAGGAGGTGGTGGATAAAAAGCACTCTGCTGAAAAGAAACGACCAACCACTGATATT ATTTGCAAATATTTCCTTGAAGCTGTTGAAAAATCGAAATACGGTTGGTTCTGGGAATGTCCCAATGGAGGAAAATGTATATATCGCCATGCTCTTCCTCCTGGTTATGTGCTCAAAAAAGATAAAAAGAACCTTGATAAACCTAGTGAGCTTTCCCTGGTCGATTTAATCGAAAGGGAACGCGCTGCACTGGGAGCAAGTCAAACGCGGGTAACATTGGAAACATTTTTAGCATGGAAAAAACGAAAAATACaagagaaaaaagaaaagttGGCTGCCGAGGAGGAAAAGAAGAAGAACGACTTTAGCAAAGGCAAACAATTTGGAATATCCGGTAGAGAGATGTTCAGTTTCAATCCTGATTTGGTAGATGATGGACCAATGGAAGATGGCGATGCAGCGTTCGATAATTATGCACGTTCAGATGACGAAGATGCAATGGAATTTAAGGAGTTAGATTTGACTGCATTGTCGTTGGCAGCACAAGAAGCTGATGGATCGGGCACTGTAGCGTCTGAGTCGCGTTTGCAAGAACAATCAGAGGAACGTGCGAAGCAGAAGGCTGCTGATGATGAAGCGCAAGCAGCGGCTGCTGCAACAAGTGATGACAACAGTACACCTGCAAATGATGCGGCACCCATCAATAAAGAACTGTTTATGGGCCTTGTGGATGAGTTGGATGACTTGGATCTTGAAGATGgtgatgacgatgatgatgattGA